The following coding sequences are from one Campylobacter sp. RM16187 window:
- the nuoL gene encoding NADH-quinone oxidoreductase subunit L, whose amino-acid sequence MNQAVLFLVSLFLPLVSAIFAGIFSHSRQMNFVGVICSVLIALSTVSSLIFLNLVIVGGEIEIYLKDFIVAGGFESEFSFIIDEVSVIMMSVVGIVAGVVHIYSISYMHNDAGFNRFFSYLGLFVFSMLILVMSDNFIGLFIGWEGVGLCSWLLIGFWYKKQSASWAANEAFIMNRVADLAMLIGIFLIYQEFGSVRYDEVFSMLSSADSYLIILIAACLFVGAMGKSAQFPFHTWLADAMEGPTPVSALIHAATMVTAGVYLVIRANEIFALTPEISSFIAYLGAFVAIFAASMAIVNRDLKKIIAYSTLSQLGYMFVAAGLGAYWIALFHLATHAFFKSLLFLCAGNVMHAMNDELDIKKMGGLYKFMKITAIFMVIGSVALAGFYPFAGFFSKDKILEVAFSEGNFIIYAILLITAAMTAFYSFRLIMLVFFTDSKFEHHPHEANRSTIISLAPLVIMSFLAGFLEHKFEIISTIVLPDYLFDIQDGTRNLMVIFTLLIVSLSTGFAVFAYKKGIFKGDVTEFWVYKILERQYYIPQIYDRFFVRCYQIVSRICRKFDEAIIDRSVDFIAKSIHSLAKFSDNMQSGDLSIMLRLMVLGFVILLTLAFLFTKAVNA is encoded by the coding sequence GTGAATCAAGCTGTTTTGTTTCTAGTTTCGCTATTTTTACCGCTTGTCTCTGCAATATTTGCCGGTATTTTTTCACACTCAAGACAGATGAATTTTGTGGGAGTAATATGCTCTGTTCTTATAGCTTTAAGCACGGTATCTTCGTTGATATTTTTAAATTTGGTAATAGTTGGCGGAGAGATTGAGATTTATCTTAAAGATTTTATCGTAGCGGGCGGATTTGAGAGCGAATTTAGCTTTATTATAGATGAAGTAAGCGTCATAATGATGTCTGTTGTCGGTATAGTAGCAGGTGTAGTGCATATCTATTCTATAAGCTATATGCATAATGATGCTGGATTTAATAGATTTTTTAGCTATCTTGGGCTGTTTGTCTTCTCTATGCTAATACTTGTAATGAGCGATAATTTTATCGGGCTATTTATAGGCTGGGAGGGCGTGGGATTATGCTCTTGGTTGCTAATTGGCTTTTGGTATAAAAAGCAGAGTGCAAGCTGGGCGGCAAATGAAGCCTTTATAATGAATAGAGTAGCGGATCTGGCTATGCTAATAGGAATATTTCTGATATATCAAGAGTTTGGAAGCGTAAGATATGATGAAGTTTTTAGTATGCTCTCAAGCGCTGATTCTTATCTGATAATACTAATTGCGGCTTGTTTATTTGTGGGTGCGATGGGCAAGAGTGCTCAATTTCCATTTCATACTTGGCTTGCAGACGCAATGGAGGGTCCAACTCCAGTATCGGCACTCATTCATGCCGCTACGATGGTAACCGCCGGAGTTTATTTGGTTATTAGAGCCAATGAAATTTTTGCTCTTACTCCAGAAATTAGTAGCTTTATAGCCTATCTTGGTGCTTTTGTAGCGATATTTGCTGCATCAATGGCCATAGTTAATAGAGATTTGAAAAAGATAATAGCCTATTCTACGCTATCTCAGCTTGGTTATATGTTTGTAGCCGCAGGGCTGGGAGCTTACTGGATAGCGCTGTTTCATCTTGCCACGCATGCCTTTTTTAAGTCATTGTTGTTTTTGTGCGCTGGTAATGTAATGCATGCGATGAATGATGAGCTTGATATTAAAAAGATGGGCGGGCTTTATAAATTTATGAAGATAACTGCTATATTTATGGTAATCGGCTCTGTTGCTTTGGCTGGATTTTATCCGTTTGCAGGATTCTTCTCTAAAGATAAAATTTTAGAAGTAGCGTTTAGCGAAGGAAATTTTATCATATATGCCATTCTTTTAATCACAGCCGCCATGACGGCATTTTATAGCTTTAGACTTATAATGCTTGTATTTTTTACAGATAGCAAATTTGAGCACCATCCGCATGAGGCGAACAGATCTACTATAATTTCTCTTGCGCCTCTTGTGATAATGTCATTTTTGGCAGGATTTTTAGAGCACAAATTTGAGATCATTTCAACTATAGTTTTACCAGATTATCTATTTGATATTCAAGACGGCACTAGAAATTTGATGGTAATTTTTACACTTTTGATAGTTTCTCTTTCAACCGGTTTTGCCGTATTTGCATATAAAAAAGGGATTTTCAAAGGGGATGTTACAGAATTTTGGGTTTATAAAATTTTAGAGCGACAATACTATATACCTCAAATTTATGATAGATTTTTTGTACGATGTTATCAGATAGTATCAAGAATATGCAGAAAATTTGACGAGGCTATAATAGATAGAAGTGTTGATTTTATCGCAAAATCGATCCATTCTCTGGCTAAATTTTCAGATAATATGCAAAGCGGGGATCTAAGTATAATGCTTAGATTGATGGTGCTTGGATTTGTTATTTTGCTCACTCTTGCATTTTTATTTACAAAGGCCGTAAATGCTTAG